In a genomic window of Urocitellus parryii isolate mUroPar1 chromosome 11, mUroPar1.hap1, whole genome shotgun sequence:
- the Shisal2a gene encoding protein shisa-like-2A, giving the protein MTGACTSYVSAEQEVVHGFSCPRPGGEAAAVFCCGFRDHKYCCDDPHSFFPYEHSYMWWLSVGALVGLSIAAVVLLAFIITACVLCYLFISSKPHTKLDPGLSLQMKGPEEVPPDCQGTNTGIKMEVPGGSLPGQSYPFLNPRLESNERQASDSKHLLQHCFMATVTASDIPGSPEEATVPTPDPCGPDP; this is encoded by the exons ATGACCGGCGCTTGCACGAGCTACGTGAGCGCGGAGCAGGAGGTGGTGCACGGCTTCAGCTGCCCACGGCCAGGGGGCGAGGCGGCCGCCGTCTTCTGCTGTGGCTTCCGCGACCACAAGTACTGCTGCGACGACCCGCACAGCTTCTTCCCCTACGAGCACAGCTACATGTGGTGGCTCAG TGTTGGCGCTCTCGTGGGCCTCTCCATAGCAGCTGTGGTCCTCCTGGCCTTCATTATCACTGCCTGTGTGCTTTGTTACCTGTTCATCAGCTCAAAGCCTCACACAAAATTGGACCCAGGTTTAAGCTTACAGATGAAAG GTCCTGAGGAGGTGCCTCCTGACTGCCAAGGTACTAACACAGGAATCAAGATGGAGGTGCCAGGAGGGAGTCTTCCTGGGCAGAGTTACCCCTTCTTGAACCCGCGATTGGAAAGCAACGAGAGGCAGGCTTCAGACTCAAAACACCTCCTCCAGCACTGCTTCATGGCCACAGTTACTGCCAGTGACATTCCAGGCAGCCCTGAGGAGGCAACTGTCCCCACCCCTGACCCATGTGGGCCAGATCCATAA